DNA sequence from the Vicia villosa cultivar HV-30 ecotype Madison, WI linkage group LG3, Vvil1.0, whole genome shotgun sequence genome:
ccgtattacactatctTTGTCATATCGAAAACATACCAGTGTGGGTAGTTTGTAACTTCTCTGTGTAATAAAATTTGTAtgctattgtattttttttaaataagcaatgaGGTTAATAAAGGGAGCATAAGGGATACTCCACCCAAAACAAACGAAAAGCTCCTACCACTCGAAACAAAGGAGCGGGAGGATATTCCAGGTGTGAAAATTACAAAGATCTCTTAGCTTATAGAAAGATAAGAGCCAATTCCAAGAGGAGAGAATAATCTCCGACATACAATCGGAAAAGCTAAACAACTCTTTTCCAAAAATATAAGCATTACGCTTCAACCATAAACACCACGCCGTTGCCAACCATATCACCTCCGTAATGGTCCTCTTGATTAAAATCTTCACTTTATCACAAGAAGCAAAGAAGCCAACAAATTCATCAAAAGATAACTCCAAGCCATGACCAATCCAATTGAACACCCTCCTCCACATCCGGGAAGTTATCTCGCATTCTCCCAATAGATGCAATAAAGACTCCTCTTTCTTCATGCACATAACACACAATAAGTCATTAACATCCACCAAAACTCCTCTTTTAAAAAGTTGATCTTTAGTTGCAATTCTATTAGGAATAATACGCCAACCAAAAAACAGAATTTTTGCGGGAGCTTTGACTTTCCATAGAAAAGATGCTTTTTTTACCAAACCTGCATTGAGAGGAGGGCCCGAGAGATAAGTTTTGAAGCGATCATAACATGACTTAACCGTGAACACACCCGTCGGTACGTCACGCCACGCAAAGGAGTCTGCAATCTGCTCACGAAGGCAGCACTGCTGCAGCATAGCCGAAAGATCCTGCACAAGGGTCGTGATACTGCTGCTGCCCGCATCCGACAGCAAGCTCAAATCCAGCAATTCTGTTACGGTCCAGGTTCATCCTTCATTACCCAAGAATCCAGCATCAGCCACGGATACCAGGTGATTTTCTACCAAAACAAACAGTTCCGGATAAGCCTCCATGATCGGCTGCTCGCTCAACCAACACGCATACCAAAACGGGGTCTCCTTACCATTCCCCACGGTACAATCTACTGCTCTCGCAAAATGCCTATCACCCATTCTCTCATAGTTATCCGAAATCAATACATCTCTCCACCATATTGAATCATGTTTACCCCCCACTGAGATATCTCCAATCAACACTTTAAGTTTCACATTATCATATCTAGCTTTTAAGACATTACACCACACCGCCTCTTTTTCGGTTaaaatcctccacttccatttgctAATAAGAGCCGCATTCATGATTTCCACATTTCTCACACCTAAGCCCCCTTCCTCTCTCGGTTTACAAACGGTATCCCAACAAATCCAATGTATCGATTTTACGAGATCTCCGCCACTCCACAAAAATTGCTTTGAATAGAACGAATTTCTTTAAGCATCTTCGACGGCGCTTTATAGAAGGATAGAGAACATATCGG
Encoded proteins:
- the LOC131659376 gene encoding uncharacterized protein LOC131659376, whose translation is MEVLSALMRKAKEVGKFRGFKVDSDGEVDLLQFADDTIIISERDTTNLWSMKTIRRGFELMLGLRINFNKSNIYGINVGEWFLDAVSNFLACKVGSLLFKFLGVKVGGNPRKISMWKDLISFLKKSGGDLVKSIHWICWDTVCKPREEGGLGVRNVEIMNAALISKWKWRILTEKEAVWCNVLKARYDNVKLKVLIGDISVGGKHDSIWWRDVLISDNYERMGDRHFARAVDCTVGNGKETPFWMNLDRNRIAGFELAVGCGQQQYHDPCAGSFGYAAAVLPS